One Photobacterium sp. TY1-4 genomic window carries:
- a CDS encoding ISAs1 family transposase, translating to MNIDTIKEHFSIIRDERQSAKVDYPLFDILFGSICAVIAGGQGWTDIREYVLGHHDWFLKRSLFEKGVPVDDTFARLIASIDPAEFRDCFLAWMKAVHKLTCGEVVAIDGKTLRGSYDRDDKRSAIHMVSAYASANQLVLGQLKTDNKSNEIIAIPALIKMLDLRGAIVTVDAMACQTKIAKAITSKGGDYLLAVKGNQGNLAAAVQAAFTPYRRAPLDKTTCQIEKQKGRVEARTCHVLNARELEGDFSTWSGLTSIVMVENYRAAKGKEPELEYRYYISSAELTPEQAGNAIRAHWGIESMHWILDVSMREDACQIYRENAAENLAGLRHMALNMLRAEPTKISVPMKQKRCMMKPAFLEQVLVAGFKSMAKP from the coding sequence ATGAATATCGATACCATCAAAGAGCATTTCAGCATCATCCGTGACGAACGGCAAAGCGCAAAAGTAGACTACCCTCTGTTTGATATTTTGTTTGGCTCGATCTGTGCCGTAATAGCCGGAGGTCAAGGCTGGACCGATATTCGCGAATACGTTCTTGGCCACCATGATTGGTTTCTTAAACGGAGCCTGTTTGAAAAAGGTGTGCCCGTTGATGATACCTTTGCTCGTCTGATTGCGAGTATCGATCCCGCCGAGTTTCGTGACTGTTTTCTGGCCTGGATGAAAGCGGTACACAAGCTGACCTGTGGTGAAGTGGTTGCCATTGATGGCAAGACTTTACGCGGCTCCTATGACAGAGACGACAAACGAAGCGCCATCCATATGGTGAGTGCCTACGCCAGCGCCAACCAGCTGGTATTGGGCCAACTCAAAACCGACAACAAGAGCAATGAAATCATCGCAATACCGGCGCTGATTAAGATGCTCGACTTACGAGGCGCTATCGTAACTGTTGATGCGATGGCGTGCCAGACCAAGATAGCCAAGGCAATCACCAGTAAGGGGGGAGATTACTTATTGGCAGTAAAGGGCAACCAGGGCAATTTAGCGGCAGCCGTACAGGCCGCTTTCACTCCATACCGTCGCGCCCCGCTCGACAAGACTACGTGTCAAATCGAAAAGCAAAAGGGCCGGGTTGAAGCGCGTACTTGCCATGTACTGAATGCCAGAGAGTTGGAGGGGGACTTCTCCACTTGGAGCGGACTGACCAGCATCGTGATGGTTGAAAACTACCGTGCGGCAAAAGGCAAAGAGCCAGAGTTGGAGTACCGCTACTACATCAGTTCAGCCGAGTTGACCCCAGAGCAGGCCGGGAATGCCATCCGCGCCCACTGGGGCATTGAGTCAATGCACTGGATTTTAGATGTGAGTATGCGGGAAGATGCTTGTCAGATTTACCGAGAAAACGCGGCTGAAAACCTGGCGGGGTTAAGGCACATGGCACTGAACATGCTCAGAGCTGAGCCAACCAAGATTAGCGTGCCGATGAAACAGAAACGCTGCATGATGAAACCCGCCTTTTTAGAGCAAGTCCTTGTGGCCGGATTTAAGTCAATGGCTAAACCCTAA
- a CDS encoding IS3 family transposase (programmed frameshift) encodes MKKSRYTDSQILAILKQAEAGTPVPELCREHGMSSATFYKWRAKYGGMDASLMTRLKELEDENRRLKKMYAEERLKAEVIKDAMGKKVVKPCERRLLAQHSVARFSISIRKACRWFGISETGYRYQPKMATENAEIAQWLVTLTSEQSDWGFGLCFDYLRNVKGFLWNHKRVYRIYCELALNLRIRPRRRLNRNKPEPLKEPTRADQVWSLDFMHDQLSDGRNYRLLNIIDDFRREGIAIEAGFSLPALRVIRVLEQLLEWRDTPVAIRCDNGPEFISHEFTAWAKRKGIRIDYIQPGNPQQNAYIERHNRTMRYSWVSKHLFDSLEEVQDYATKWLWFYNYERPHKANGGKPPLMAA; translated from the exons ATGAAAAAATCACGGTACACGGACAGTCAGATCCTAGCGATCTTAAAACAGGCAGAAGCAGGTACACCTGTGCCAGAACTCTGCCGCGAACATGGTATGAGCAGCGCTACTTTCTATAAGTGGCGCGCCAAGTACGGTGGTATGGATGCCTCTCTCATGACGCGGCTGAAAGAATTGGAAGATGAAAACCGGCGTTTGAAAAAGATGTATGCCGAGGAGCGCCTCAAGGCAGAAGTCATCAAAGACGCCATGG GAAAAAAAGTGGTAAAGCCCTGTGAGCGGCGCTTGCTTGCTCAGCATTCGGTGGCGCGATTTTCAATTAGCATTCGCAAGGCTTGCCGGTGGTTCGGCATCAGCGAAACCGGGTACCGTTATCAGCCTAAGATGGCAACGGAAAACGCTGAGATAGCTCAATGGCTTGTCACACTGACTTCTGAGCAAAGTGACTGGGGCTTCGGGCTATGTTTTGATTATTTGCGCAATGTTAAAGGCTTCCTGTGGAATCATAAGCGGGTTTACCGTATCTATTGTGAGTTGGCACTAAACCTGCGGATACGTCCCCGGAGAAGGCTCAACCGAAACAAGCCGGAGCCATTGAAAGAGCCGACGCGCGCCGATCAAGTCTGGTCGTTGGACTTTATGCATGATCAACTGTCGGATGGACGGAACTATAGGCTACTCAATATCATCGATGACTTCCGTCGTGAAGGTATCGCGATTGAAGCAGGCTTTTCGCTGCCGGCACTGCGTGTGATTAGAGTTTTGGAACAGCTTTTAGAATGGCGTGACACACCAGTTGCCATTCGTTGTGATAATGGTCCCGAGTTCATTTCCCATGAGTTTACAGCATGGGCAAAAAGAAAAGGGATACGAATAGATTACATTCAGCCAGGTAATCCACAACAGAACGCGTATATTGAACGTCATAATCGTACGATGAGATATAGCTGGGTGAGCAAGCATCTGTTTGACTCACTGGAAGAAGTTCAGGACTATGCAACAAAATGGTTGTGGTTCTACAATTATGAGCGACCACACAAGGCCAACGGAGGGAAACCACCTTTGATGGCTGCTTAA
- a CDS encoding ATP-binding protein, translating to MSLQPINQNNALDNHHAYVVGMSGCGKTSAAKKKFIKPTDQVAIFDPLKDYDGELAGRKVRSYPNLKEFAKALYAGRKTNQGFKIAYAPDHETTEADFDKFCMVVWGAGNGKHKKPLKVICEEVAEHTSTAGKATGYHGKILRLGRKYGLHTVNMFQRGQEVSKTIIDNCQFACVMMQKADDSARYLQQKTGIPAEEIVKLKKLEYILQDGKEWEKGVIRW from the coding sequence ATGAGTCTCCAACCTATCAACCAAAACAACGCATTGGATAATCATCATGCTTATGTGGTTGGTATGTCAGGCTGCGGGAAAACGTCCGCAGCCAAAAAGAAATTCATCAAACCGACCGACCAAGTGGCAATCTTTGACCCGCTCAAGGACTACGACGGCGAGCTGGCCGGGCGCAAGGTCCGCAGCTATCCCAACCTGAAAGAGTTTGCCAAGGCGCTGTATGCCGGACGCAAAACCAATCAGGGATTCAAGATTGCGTATGCGCCCGACCATGAGACCACAGAGGCCGACTTCGACAAGTTCTGCATGGTGGTCTGGGGTGCCGGGAACGGCAAGCACAAAAAGCCGCTCAAGGTGATTTGTGAAGAAGTGGCCGAGCATACAAGCACCGCAGGCAAGGCAACCGGCTACCACGGCAAGATTCTGCGACTGGGGCGCAAATATGGCCTGCATACCGTGAACATGTTCCAACGTGGTCAGGAGGTGTCGAAAACCATTATCGACAACTGTCAGTTTGCCTGTGTCATGATGCAGAAGGCCGACGACAGCGCCCGCTACCTACAGCAGAAAACAGGCATCCCGGCTGAGGAAATCGTCAAGCTGAAAAAACTCGAGTACATCTTGCAGGATGGGAAAGAGTGGGAGAAAGGGGTGATTCGATGGTAG
- a CDS encoding ISNCY family transposase codes for MNDKEILRLSAIRDVCENRIRRSDAARILSLSIRQVQRLVTRFRQIGAVGIIHQRRGKPSPNKIHDDVRYQCLNIIRECYLDFGPTLAHEKITERHNISISLETLRQWMIADGLWIPHAKRKPRVYQPRHRRDCLGELVQIDGSHHDWFEGRSDKCCLLVFIDDATGRLMNLRFSETESAFDYMVATREYIEHHGKPTAFYSDRHSVFHVSKRDAQSDRLTQFGRVLNELNIELICANSSQAKGRVERANKTLQDRLVKEMRLQGIDTIEQANAWLPDFIADFNRRFAKPARFPKDMHRPLRESTDELDNIFAWQELRKLTKSLTFQYDKVVYLIDPTEENQRLVNQVVKVLDRPDGTIAIQYGHRNLAFKTFDKLADVDQGQVVENKRLGAVLKFAHAKQEEFEQQQKRSRSKKAPKRTAQHRAIRQLEALNPVLVHPEQFRASSRKKP; via the coding sequence ATGAATGACAAAGAGATTTTACGCCTGAGTGCTATTCGCGACGTATGTGAAAATCGTATTCGACGTTCTGATGCCGCTCGTATTCTTTCACTAAGCATCCGTCAGGTCCAACGCTTGGTGACTCGGTTTCGTCAAATAGGTGCAGTTGGGATCATCCATCAGCGTCGAGGTAAACCTTCACCAAACAAAATTCATGATGATGTTCGATACCAATGTCTCAATATTATTCGTGAATGCTATTTGGATTTTGGACCGACGCTGGCTCATGAAAAAATCACTGAACGTCACAACATTTCTATCTCATTGGAAACCTTGCGCCAATGGATGATCGCCGATGGCCTGTGGATCCCTCATGCCAAACGCAAGCCCCGGGTTTATCAGCCACGCCACCGTCGTGACTGTCTTGGAGAGTTGGTTCAGATTGACGGCTCCCACCATGACTGGTTCGAAGGCCGCAGCGACAAATGCTGCCTCCTGGTGTTTATCGATGATGCCACTGGGCGCCTGATGAACCTGCGCTTTAGCGAAACTGAGTCAGCTTTCGATTATATGGTTGCAACCCGTGAATACATTGAGCACCACGGCAAACCGACGGCGTTCTACAGCGATCGTCATTCTGTTTTTCATGTCAGCAAACGTGATGCCCAATCCGACCGGTTGACCCAGTTTGGCCGTGTGCTCAATGAGCTTAATATCGAGCTGATCTGCGCCAACAGTTCGCAAGCCAAAGGCCGCGTCGAGCGTGCGAATAAAACGTTACAGGATCGCTTAGTCAAAGAAATGCGCCTGCAAGGGATTGATACTATCGAGCAAGCCAATGCCTGGCTCCCCGACTTCATCGCCGATTTTAACCGCCGCTTTGCCAAGCCGGCACGGTTTCCGAAAGACATGCACCGACCGCTGCGGGAATCCACCGACGAACTGGATAATATCTTTGCCTGGCAAGAGCTGCGTAAGCTCACGAAATCTCTGACATTTCAGTATGACAAGGTGGTTTACCTGATTGATCCAACAGAAGAAAACCAGCGGCTGGTGAATCAAGTGGTCAAGGTACTTGACCGGCCCGATGGCACCATCGCCATCCAGTATGGCCATCGTAACTTGGCATTTAAAACCTTCGACAAGCTGGCTGATGTTGATCAGGGCCAGGTTGTCGAGAACAAGCGTTTGGGCGCCGTGCTGAAATTTGCCCATGCCAAGCAGGAAGAATTCGAGCAGCAACAGAAACGCAGCCGTAGCAAAAAAGCGCCGAAACGTACCGCCCAGCATCGGGCTATCCGTCAATTGGAAGCGCTGAACCCGGTACTTGTTCACCCTGAACAATTCAGAGCTAGTAGCCGGAAGAAACCCTGA
- the yciH gene encoding stress response translation initiation inhibitor YciH codes for MNDNSRLVFSTESGRIKEEKQAPARPKGDSIVRIQRQTKGRKGKGVCIVTGLDLEDAQLKLLAAELKKVCGCGGSVKDGTIEIQGDKRDVIKATLEKKGHTVKLAGG; via the coding sequence ATGAATGATAACAGCCGCTTAGTATTTTCAACTGAATCCGGTCGAATCAAGGAAGAAAAACAAGCACCGGCAAGACCCAAAGGCGACAGTATTGTTCGCATCCAGCGCCAGACCAAAGGCCGCAAAGGTAAAGGCGTTTGCATTGTCACTGGCCTGGACCTGGAAGATGCACAACTTAAATTACTGGCTGCAGAGCTAAAAAAGGTATGCGGCTGTGGCGGCTCGGTCAAAGACGGTACGATCGAAATCCAGGGCGACAAACGCGATGTGATAAAAGCCACGCTGGAGAAAAAAGGCCATACCGTAAAACTGGCCGGCGGCTAA
- a CDS encoding HAD family phosphatase yields MRITSHQILSINSLETETDMIRNVVFDFGGVLFQWQPKVIVESFTSSADERSLLLKDILRHPDWLSLDRGTMLLAESIPKFAARTGISEDRIEDFLSHVVDSLVTIQETETLLYQIADYHYAMYYLTNMNQAFFETLSERNSFMSLFLGGIVSANELMVKPEPEIFHCLSQQYNLEPGETLFIDDTPVNIEAAQALGFQTILFTQTPSCLESIRKILNFN; encoded by the coding sequence TTGCGGATCACCAGTCACCAAATATTATCAATAAATAGCCTTGAAACGGAAACAGATATGATTCGAAACGTAGTCTTCGACTTCGGCGGCGTGCTTTTCCAGTGGCAGCCAAAGGTGATCGTTGAATCCTTCACCAGCTCTGCCGACGAGCGAAGCCTTTTACTGAAAGATATCCTGCGTCATCCCGACTGGTTGTCGCTCGACCGCGGTACCATGTTGCTTGCCGAGAGTATTCCTAAATTTGCCGCAAGAACAGGAATTTCCGAAGATCGTATTGAAGATTTTCTTTCCCATGTTGTCGATAGCTTGGTAACAATCCAGGAAACCGAGACCCTGTTGTATCAAATCGCCGACTATCATTACGCGATGTATTATCTCACCAATATGAACCAGGCTTTTTTTGAAACCCTGAGTGAGCGCAACAGCTTTATGTCTTTGTTTCTTGGTGGGATTGTATCCGCGAACGAGCTGATGGTGAAACCGGAGCCTGAAATTTTTCATTGTCTGAGCCAGCAATACAACCTGGAGCCGGGTGAGACCCTGTTTATTGATGACACGCCTGTAAATATCGAAGCGGCCCAAGCCCTTGGATTTCAAACGATTTTGTTCACCCAAACACCATCCTGTTTAGAGAGTATTCGAAAGATTCTGAATTTTAACTAG
- a CDS encoding ATP-dependent zinc protease translates to MKKLLLTALFLFSVTDADLALAERAEGMSRSIVGQVETIKVHELDLDYKARIDTGAKTTSIHAVDLKVTGEDSDSDNMRDHLGDMVEFTTFNEKGEKATYKAKIIKVSKIRNAQGVERRYAVKMDLGWNGEHKRVSVNLRDRGKLEYKLLIGRNWLSEDYLVDVDKKDEDD, encoded by the coding sequence GTGAAAAAGCTTTTGCTAACCGCACTATTCCTGTTCTCTGTCACTGATGCCGACCTTGCCTTGGCAGAACGTGCAGAAGGTATGAGCCGCTCAATCGTTGGTCAGGTTGAGACGATTAAAGTTCACGAATTGGATTTAGATTACAAGGCGCGGATCGACACAGGCGCAAAGACCACGTCAATCCATGCCGTCGATCTCAAGGTCACAGGCGAAGATAGTGATAGCGACAATATGCGTGATCATTTGGGTGACATGGTTGAATTCACAACCTTCAATGAGAAAGGTGAAAAGGCGACATACAAAGCAAAAATCATCAAAGTCAGCAAGATACGCAATGCACAAGGCGTTGAGCGTCGATATGCAGTCAAAATGGACTTAGGCTGGAATGGAGAACATAAGCGGGTTTCGGTGAACCTGCGGGATCGCGGGAAGCTGGAATATAAGCTGTTGATTGGCAGAAACTGGCTCAGCGAAGACTATTTGGTTGATGTTGATAAAAAAGACGAAGATGATTAA
- a CDS encoding DUF3319 domain-containing protein, which yields MKKRLFHRGHNIENATGAPDGWKTSINGQPIENKLTLVKKSIDWWCDMKTFMPPEKFVSTSLKQQPAEQKVEEYRGFKLMNDNGRPNEWYVILRGRLFKGSPAALKKHLDAVIEKMKQQK from the coding sequence ATGAAGAAAAGACTATTCCATCGCGGGCATAATATTGAAAACGCCACAGGCGCCCCTGATGGCTGGAAGACCAGTATCAATGGCCAGCCTATTGAAAACAAACTAACCCTGGTCAAAAAAAGTATTGATTGGTGGTGTGATATGAAAACCTTCATGCCTCCGGAAAAATTTGTCAGTACCAGCCTCAAACAGCAGCCAGCTGAACAAAAAGTCGAAGAGTATCGGGGCTTTAAACTGATGAATGACAACGGCCGACCGAACGAATGGTACGTCATTCTTCGCGGGCGGTTATTTAAAGGCTCCCCGGCAGCACTGAAAAAACACCTGGACGCTGTGATTGAGAAGATGAAACAACAGAAATAG
- a CDS encoding tyrosine-type recombinase/integrase encodes MAKHIQPIDDPKQCQQSIAQFKRPLASLDPWQSLTRNQYARNTLVALKNDWHNFLSFCAEHHVNSLPAKADTVHRYIEQMARHRKLASLKRYMVTISLVHRCHQLPDPCAQSEVRLAMQKQQLEKHDDYKNAAAFRDSHLQRLLDQFECSTKLKDIRDVAIWAVAFEAMLKRSELAALTVDTLDIQPNGLIIIEVNDTRIALSSIASKALQRWLVAGMLTDGYLFRRIDRHSNLGELPMDHSSIYRVFRRASDELGLSSSALFSGQSPRVGAAQDLADSGASISDIQEQGRWKSPAMPAQYVGQTDRHDQEIAKYVKPKPWEK; translated from the coding sequence ATGGCAAAACATATTCAGCCGATCGATGACCCAAAGCAGTGCCAACAGAGTATTGCGCAATTCAAACGCCCGCTAGCATCGCTAGACCCTTGGCAATCGCTGACCCGAAACCAATATGCACGCAACACCCTGGTTGCCTTGAAAAACGATTGGCATAATTTTCTCAGCTTTTGCGCTGAGCATCATGTGAATTCGCTTCCGGCAAAAGCCGATACTGTTCACCGTTATATCGAACAGATGGCTCGTCACCGGAAACTGGCCAGTTTAAAACGTTACATGGTCACGATATCACTGGTTCATCGCTGCCATCAGTTACCGGACCCCTGCGCTCAGAGTGAAGTACGCCTCGCAATGCAAAAGCAGCAGCTTGAAAAGCATGACGACTATAAGAATGCCGCAGCCTTTCGGGATAGCCATTTACAACGGCTACTTGACCAATTTGAGTGTTCAACCAAGCTGAAAGATATTCGAGATGTTGCCATCTGGGCAGTTGCCTTTGAAGCGATGCTCAAGCGCAGTGAGCTGGCTGCCCTCACGGTGGATACGCTTGATATTCAACCCAACGGGCTCATCATCATCGAAGTCAATGATACCCGCATTGCCCTCAGTTCCATCGCCTCGAAAGCGCTGCAACGCTGGCTCGTTGCCGGCATGCTCACGGATGGATACCTGTTCCGCAGGATCGACCGCCATAGCAATCTGGGCGAGCTGCCGATGGATCATTCCTCAATCTACCGGGTCTTCCGCCGGGCCAGTGATGAGTTGGGTTTATCCTCTAGCGCTCTGTTTTCAGGTCAGTCTCCACGGGTAGGCGCAGCGCAGGATTTAGCCGACTCCGGTGCATCGATCTCGGATATTCAGGAGCAAGGACGTTGGAAAAGTCCGGCGATGCCGGCGCAATATGTCGGGCAGACGGACCGCCATGATCAGGAAATTGCGAAATATGTAAAACCCAAGCCCTGGGAGAAATAA
- a CDS encoding putative adenosine monophosphate-protein transferase Fic translates to MRDKYGVTQDPDCYPDSQVLKNLLSIRDEDELERAERDFTRVRAEHFEPEFGQFNLVYLQKIHRTLFQDLYPWAGQIRQVDITKGQTRFCHMQNITREAGRLFQELAVEDYLCGLSFTHFIQRIAHYYCELNIIHPFREGNGRVQRIFFEILAINAGYEVCWEGINLKEWVHANQMGYFGELKPLEKLFERITVPIDLRHGPGEHWSDCPQ, encoded by the coding sequence ATGCGAGATAAATATGGGGTTACGCAGGATCCAGACTGCTATCCCGACAGTCAGGTCCTGAAAAATCTGTTATCCATCCGGGATGAAGATGAGCTGGAACGCGCCGAGCGGGATTTTACCAGGGTCAGGGCAGAACATTTTGAACCTGAGTTTGGCCAGTTCAACCTGGTGTATTTGCAGAAAATCCATCGCACCCTGTTTCAGGACCTCTACCCGTGGGCCGGTCAGATCCGCCAGGTCGACATCACCAAAGGGCAAACTCGGTTTTGCCATATGCAGAACATAACACGGGAAGCTGGGCGCTTATTCCAGGAGCTGGCAGTCGAAGATTATCTCTGCGGGCTCTCCTTTACGCATTTCATTCAGCGCATTGCGCATTATTACTGTGAACTCAACATTATCCATCCGTTTCGTGAAGGGAACGGTCGGGTACAGCGGATATTTTTTGAAATTCTGGCCATTAATGCCGGTTACGAGGTGTGCTGGGAAGGCATCAATCTCAAAGAGTGGGTCCATGCCAATCAAATGGGCTATTTCGGCGAACTGAAGCCGCTTGAGAAACTCTTTGAACGGATCACGGTGCCAATTGATTTACGCCATGGTCCGGGAGAGCATTGGAGCGACTGCCCCCAATAG
- a CDS encoding YhfG family protein translates to MQIRMNMLSEKQKRERFIALRARNYRASLQLEGFDVAPTKVDAESDLTSEPVRIAKLKEYYAR, encoded by the coding sequence ATGCAGATAAGGATGAATATGCTGTCAGAGAAGCAAAAACGGGAACGTTTCATCGCTTTGCGCGCGCGTAACTATCGGGCAAGTCTGCAACTTGAAGGGTTCGATGTGGCGCCGACCAAGGTTGATGCTGAATCTGACCTTACGTCTGAACCAGTCAGAATCGCCAAACTGAAAGAGTACTATGCGAGATAA
- a CDS encoding D-alanine--D-alanine ligase produces MSSIHVLLLCGGGGAEHEISLISANFLEQQLQMLEGVSYTRVEMKLDGWFDHQGKPCQLNLDRTLQTEAGKLEVNYVIPCIHGYPGETGDLQSFLTIAKLPYFGCDAQASTNCFNKITTKLWFDAIDIPNTPYIFLSENNAESHAKAEAALMQWGKVFVKAACQGSSVGCYKATTPAELAEAINQAFTFSDQVLVEKAIKPRELEVAAYEYGNELVITKPGEVSCPDDKFYTYEEKYSSDSHSTTSVEAGGLTDEQVAQIRDYARKAFVQMKLKDLSRIDFFLSEDNEILLNEINTFPGMTPISMFPQMLKHHGHQFHVFLEQAIKSAAV; encoded by the coding sequence ATGAGCTCAATCCACGTATTATTACTGTGTGGCGGCGGAGGTGCCGAGCACGAAATTTCTCTGATTTCAGCAAATTTCCTGGAGCAACAGTTACAAATGCTTGAGGGCGTTTCGTATACTCGCGTCGAAATGAAGCTGGACGGTTGGTTTGATCATCAGGGCAAGCCGTGCCAACTCAACCTTGATCGCACACTGCAAACTGAAGCCGGAAAGCTTGAGGTGAACTATGTGATCCCTTGTATTCATGGTTATCCGGGCGAAACTGGTGATCTGCAATCTTTCCTGACGATTGCCAAACTACCGTATTTCGGCTGTGACGCACAGGCCAGCACCAACTGTTTCAACAAGATCACCACCAAGCTGTGGTTTGATGCGATAGACATTCCAAATACCCCGTATATTTTCCTGAGTGAAAACAATGCTGAGTCTCATGCCAAAGCCGAAGCGGCGCTGATGCAATGGGGGAAGGTGTTTGTGAAGGCTGCTTGTCAGGGCTCTTCGGTCGGGTGCTATAAAGCGACCACGCCGGCTGAGCTGGCTGAGGCCATCAATCAGGCGTTCACGTTTTCTGACCAGGTGCTGGTCGAAAAAGCGATTAAACCGCGCGAACTCGAAGTTGCCGCCTACGAATATGGCAATGAGCTGGTGATCACCAAGCCTGGTGAAGTCAGCTGCCCGGATGACAAGTTTTATACCTACGAAGAGAAGTACAGCTCGGATAGCCATTCGACGACGTCTGTTGAAGCCGGCGGACTGACGGACGAGCAAGTGGCGCAAATCCGGGACTATGCCCGGAAGGCTTTCGTTCAGATGAAGCTGAAAGATCTGTCACGCATTGATTTCTTCCTGAGCGAAGATAACGAAATCTTGTTGAACGAAATCAACACGTTCCCAGGGATGACGCCAATCTCGATGTTCCCGCAGATGCTCAAGCATCACGGCCATCAGTTCCATGTATTTCTGGAACAAGCTATCAAGTCAGCAGCCGTGTGA
- a CDS encoding SPOR domain-containing protein: MKKVAVFAVVAALAGCASDSETLEIVSASSEEIYTAEQLQSISLASEAQRQQAAVALEEKVVVEQPVSPTLVATSAPTPSQPEAVKPAMNAQAEPVAKAEPQPAVAKKPTYQYAQKKTDGYTIQVLALSHNKGFQPYLNKLPSNQPVWMNQKQVQGLPWYTLLYGHFETRQQAEQALSSLPNDVKAYGPFIRSLAKIKSSTTPKMTKLN, encoded by the coding sequence ATGAAAAAAGTTGCTGTGTTTGCCGTTGTCGCGGCATTAGCCGGGTGTGCATCAGACAGTGAAACCCTTGAAATTGTCAGTGCATCCTCTGAAGAGATTTACACGGCTGAACAGCTGCAGTCGATTTCGCTGGCATCTGAGGCACAACGTCAACAAGCGGCGGTGGCACTGGAAGAAAAAGTTGTTGTCGAGCAGCCGGTTTCTCCGACGCTGGTTGCAACGTCAGCGCCGACACCGAGTCAACCTGAAGCGGTGAAACCGGCGATGAATGCGCAAGCTGAACCTGTCGCAAAAGCCGAGCCGCAACCGGCCGTCGCGAAGAAACCAACGTATCAGTACGCACAGAAAAAAACGGATGGTTACACCATTCAGGTGCTCGCACTCAGTCATAACAAAGGCTTTCAGCCGTACCTGAACAAACTGCCGTCGAACCAACCGGTATGGATGAACCAGAAACAAGTTCAGGGGCTGCCTTGGTACACGCTGTTGTACGGACATTTTGAGACGCGCCAACAGGCCGAGCAAGCTCTGAGTAGTTTGCCGAACGATGTGAAGGCTTATGGTCCGTTTATTCGCAGCCTGGCTAAAATCAAATCATCGACTACGCCGAAGATGACAAAACTCAACTAA